The Pyramidobacter piscolens W5455 genome includes the window CGGCGAACGGTTCTTGCCCCAGTGCCGCAAATGCGACTACGGCGCGGGAAAACGAGGATCGTCTGTTTGACGGCGCGTTTGCCATACGAAAAAGCCGTGTGGTAGAAGGCAGCGATGCTTTACATACGAAAATTGCCCCGTCGGGGCCTGTGAATTTTTTCAGCAGGCTTCGATGGGGCGATTTTATGCTGCTCTTCCCGTTTCCCGCCTTACCGCTGCGCGGTGAGCATCAGGCTGAGGGCGATTTTCAGCCCCGTTTCCATGCTGCTCAGGTCTACCCACTCTTCGCGGGTGTGCGCCCCCATGCCGACGATAGTGCCGAGCGTATTGGCCATGATGCCCAGAGACAAGGGCACGTTGCTGTCGGTGGACGAGGGGGTGACGGTCAGCTCGCCGTCGTAATAGCTGCGGATCACGTCCAACGTGCGGGCGGTAAAGGCTTGCAGCGCCTCGCGGTTCAGCGCGCCGTCGCCGGGACGGACTCCCAACAGTTCGGCCGCGAATTCGCCGCCGCGGTTGCGGTTGGCGTCGAGGATCGCGTCGAACTGAACCTTCATGTAATCCAGACATTCCTGGGAGGGAGAACGGAATTCGTACAGCATCGCGGCATACTGGGCGATGGAGTTGACGGTGGAGCCGCCCTCGATGCGCCCGACGTTGAAGGTCGTGCGCGCGCTTTCGGGCAGCTTGACGGCGTAGAGATCCTCGATCAGGTGCGCCAGGCACTCGATGGCGTTGGCGTTGCCGAAGTTGGCGTAGGAATGGCCGCCCGCGGTCCGGCACGTGACGCGGTAACGATAGGATCCGACGGCGCCACTGCAGCAGTGGCCAAGCTTGCCGTCGAGCGAGTAAAAGGCTTTGACGCGCTCCCCGTAGGCGGCGAACAGCGCCTTCGTACCGTCGAGGTTGCCCAGCCCTTCTTCGCAGGCATTGGCGACGATCAGCACGCCCTGCGTCAGTTCGTCTTCGCGCCGCGCCAAATGACGGGCGGCGATCATCAGGTTGACGAGGTTGGCGGTGTCGTCGCCGATGCCGGGCGCGTAGAGCCGGCCGTCTTCCTCGCGCATGGGCAGCGGCGCCGTGTCGGGAAAGACGATGTCGGTGTGCGCTGCGAAGACGACCAGATCGCCGTCCTGCGGCCCCAGCTTACAGATCACGTTTTGGGCGGCGTCGATCTGTACGTCCTTGAATCCCTGCGATTTGAACCACTCGCTGACGAAGGCCGCGCGCCGGCCTTCGTCGTGCGACGGCGCCGGGATCTTCCCCAGCGTGCGCAGCAGGTTTTGAGCCTCTTTTACGTTCTCACGGGCGAACTGTTCGGCCGCGGCTTTGATCATGTCGTTCATGACGGACTCCCCCTTTATAAAAGTTCATCGAACGGGCGCTCTTTTCAAAAAACTCGTTTCATCATAAACGACGGGGGCGTTCCCGTCCAGTGCGAAACGGA containing:
- a CDS encoding M20/M25/M40 family metallo-hydrolase; translation: MNDMIKAAAEQFARENVKEAQNLLRTLGKIPAPSHDEGRRAAFVSEWFKSQGFKDVQIDAAQNVICKLGPQDGDLVVFAAHTDIVFPDTAPLPMREEDGRLYAPGIGDDTANLVNLMIAARHLARREDELTQGVLIVANACEEGLGNLDGTKALFAAYGERVKAFYSLDGKLGHCCSGAVGSYRYRVTCRTAGGHSYANFGNANAIECLAHLIEDLYAVKLPESARTTFNVGRIEGGSTVNSIAQYAAMLYEFRSPSQECLDYMKVQFDAILDANRNRGGEFAAELLGVRPGDGALNREALQAFTARTLDVIRSYYDGELTVTPSSTDSNVPLSLGIMANTLGTIVGMGAHTREEWVDLSSMETGLKIALSLMLTAQR